A single Tissierella sp. DNA region contains:
- a CDS encoding [Fe-Fe] hydrogenase large subunit C-terminal domain-containing protein, translated as MAEFLKLKKSNCKNCYKCIRYCPVKSIRFSAGQAIIVGNECILCGQCFVVCPQNAKEITDDIEKVKVLITEGNPVIASIAPSFIANYNGVGIASLEKALKELGFFAAEETALGATVVKKEYERILREEKPEVLISSCCHSVNLLIQKHHQKALPYLSQVISPMQAHCMDIKKRYPNAKTVFIGPCIAKKDEANHYAGAVDAVLTFEELSGLFKKNGIQLTPEKDSTKESRARLFPIAGGILKTMDKEDSDYTYLAIDGVENCITALKEIESGKLSNCFIEMSACTGSCIGGPVMEKFHNQPIHNYKEVVTYAGSHDFEVNYIINNYKYIEAIGRKASMPSEAEIQDILGKMGKSSPTSELNCGSCGYNSCREKAIAVIQGKAELSMCLPYMMDKAECFSDTVIRNSPNAIVVLNDDLEVQKINTAACKIMNIRRESDVLGEPVIRILDPDDFSKVRACHEKTYSDRIYLAEYKSYVDRTIVYNRDYHMFICIMHDVTTEIRNTEKKMETRRQAADIADKVVEKQLKIVQEIAYLLGETAADTQTALTRLKETISDD; from the coding sequence ATGGCAGAGTTTTTAAAACTAAAAAAGTCCAACTGTAAGAACTGCTATAAATGTATTAGATATTGCCCAGTAAAGTCCATTAGGTTTTCAGCAGGACAAGCAATCATTGTAGGGAATGAATGTATTCTATGTGGGCAATGTTTTGTTGTATGTCCGCAGAATGCAAAGGAAATCACAGATGATATTGAAAAGGTTAAGGTCTTGATTACAGAAGGAAACCCTGTTATAGCAAGTATAGCGCCATCATTTATTGCCAATTATAATGGAGTAGGTATAGCTTCTCTTGAAAAAGCCCTAAAGGAGCTTGGATTCTTTGCAGCAGAGGAAACTGCTTTGGGGGCAACTGTGGTCAAAAAGGAATATGAGAGAATTTTGAGAGAGGAAAAGCCTGAAGTTCTTATTTCTTCATGTTGCCATAGTGTGAACCTTCTAATTCAAAAGCATCATCAAAAAGCGCTTCCTTATCTATCTCAAGTTATTTCTCCTATGCAGGCACATTGTATGGATATTAAAAAGAGATATCCTAATGCAAAAACAGTATTCATAGGTCCATGTATTGCCAAGAAGGATGAGGCTAATCATTATGCAGGGGCCGTTGATGCAGTATTGACCTTTGAAGAATTATCTGGTTTGTTTAAGAAGAATGGAATCCAATTAACTCCAGAAAAGGACTCTACTAAGGAAAGTCGTGCAAGACTTTTTCCCATTGCTGGAGGTATATTAAAGACTATGGATAAGGAAGATAGCGACTATACATATTTAGCCATTGATGGAGTGGAAAACTGTATAACTGCTTTGAAAGAAATAGAAAGCGGTAAATTAAGTAACTGTTTTATTGAAATGTCAGCTTGCACTGGTAGCTGTATTGGTGGCCCAGTTATGGAGAAATTTCATAATCAACCAATCCATAACTATAAAGAGGTAGTTACTTATGCAGGGAGCCATGATTTTGAAGTGAATTATATTATTAATAATTATAAATATATTGAGGCTATTGGTCGTAAGGCTTCTATGCCAAGTGAAGCAGAAATACAGGATATACTTGGTAAAATGGGAAAATCATCTCCTACAAGTGAGCTTAATTGTGGTTCTTGTGGATACAATAGTTGTCGTGAAAAAGCTATTGCTGTAATTCAAGGTAAAGCAGAGCTTTCCATGTGTTTACCTTATATGATGGATAAGGCAGAGTGTTTTTCAGATACTGTAATCCGCAATTCTCCTAATGCCATTGTAGTATTAAATGACGATTTGGAGGTGCAAAAAATCAATACTGCTGCATGTAAGATCATGAATATTCGTCGGGAGTCTGATGTATTAGGTGAGCCTGTTATACGAATTTTAGATCCTGATGATTTTAGTAAGGTTCGAGCTTGTCATGAAAAGACTTATAGTGATCGAATATATCTTGCAGAATATAAATCCTATGTTGATAGAACTATTGTATATAACAGAGATTATCATATGTTTATTTGCATCATGCATGATGTGACTACAGAGATAAGAAATACCGAGAAGAAAATGGAAACCCGTAGGCAGGCAGCTGATATTGCTGATAAAGTAGTGGAAAAACAACTAAAAATTGTGCAGGAAATAGCATATTTACTAGGTGAAACTGCAGCTGACACTCAAACAGCATTGACACGATTAAAGGAGACGATATCTGATGATTAG
- a CDS encoding V-type ATP synthase subunit D → MAVYKLTPTKANLIKSKNSLQFAKKGYELLDRKRTVLIREMMSLIDKASELQGRIDIEFKDAYEALKLANITMGTESVEEIAGSIEKEQDFNILFKSVMGVEVPIIKREETTFTTEYGFFRTNPAFDKAVLNFTEIRNLIYDLAEIENSVYKLAMEIKKTQKRANALDKIQIPKYTTTIKYIEEVLEEKEREDFFRLKKVKGKK, encoded by the coding sequence ATGGCAGTATATAAATTGACGCCTACAAAGGCAAATTTAATAAAATCTAAGAACTCTCTCCAATTTGCTAAAAAAGGATACGAATTATTAGATAGAAAAAGAACAGTTCTCATAAGAGAAATGATGTCTTTAATAGATAAAGCCAGTGAGTTACAAGGGAGAATAGACATAGAATTTAAAGATGCCTATGAAGCGTTAAAATTGGCTAATATAACTATGGGTACTGAATCTGTAGAAGAAATAGCAGGCTCTATAGAAAAAGAACAGGATTTTAATATATTGTTTAAATCTGTAATGGGAGTAGAAGTTCCTATTATAAAAAGGGAAGAGACTACTTTTACTACAGAATACGGATTTTTTAGAACAAATCCAGCCTTTGATAAAGCAGTATTAAATTTTACAGAGATAAGGAATCTAATTTATGACCTGGCAGAGATAGAGAATTCAGTATATAAATTAGCAATGGAAATAAAAAAGACCCAAAAAAGAGCCAATGCTCTAGATAAGATACAAATCCCAAAATATACTACTACTATTAAGTATATAGAAGAAGTATTGGAAGAAAAGGAAAGAGAAGACTTCTTTAGACTGAAGAAGGTTAAAGGGAAGAAGTAA
- a CDS encoding 4Fe-4S dicluster domain-containing protein: MRKFDTKIQHLKYKVLREVGRAAWNDSLLESINDLHKKIISKNHSSMRCCIYKERAILSERVNLAMGGDSKNPNVIEVIDIACDECPASGFEVTHVCRGCLAHRCEDVCKLGAIIFDSEQRAIIDKSKCVNCGACAKVCPYGAIINEKRPCENACKIKAITMAEGGEAKIDNEKCISCGACVYQCPFGAISDKSFILDVIRLIKGSKNNEDYKVYAVVAPSISSQFTYAKLGQVISGIKVLGFHTVVEAALGADLVAWDETVELIEKGFLTSSCCPAFVDYINKQFPTMIEHISHNPSPMVAMGKYIKDREPNAKVVFIGPCTAKKMEFQKPEILKYVDSVITFEELQALFDSKDIDIATLSEDVLDNSSYYGRIFARSGGLSDAVAQGLKEQGIEDFDLKAVACDGIEECRMALLKASKGVPIGNFIEGMACAGGCIGGAGCLTHGDKNKSEVDKYGREALEKTIKDAISLLK; the protein is encoded by the coding sequence ATGCGAAAATTCGATACTAAAATTCAACATTTAAAATACAAGGTACTTAGAGAAGTGGGAAGGGCAGCTTGGAACGACTCTCTATTGGAATCTATAAATGATTTACATAAGAAGATTATATCAAAAAATCATTCTTCTATGCGTTGTTGCATATATAAAGAAAGAGCTATACTAAGTGAAAGAGTTAACTTGGCTATGGGAGGAGATAGTAAAAATCCTAATGTTATTGAGGTAATTGATATTGCATGTGATGAATGCCCTGCCAGTGGCTTTGAAGTAACTCATGTGTGTAGAGGCTGCCTCGCTCATAGATGTGAAGATGTTTGTAAACTAGGAGCAATTATCTTTGATAGTGAGCAAAGAGCTATTATTGACAAATCAAAATGTGTGAATTGTGGGGCCTGTGCTAAGGTTTGTCCTTATGGTGCCATTATCAATGAAAAGAGACCATGTGAAAATGCCTGCAAGATTAAGGCTATTACCATGGCAGAAGGTGGAGAAGCAAAAATTGACAATGAAAAATGCATTTCCTGTGGTGCTTGTGTATATCAATGCCCCTTTGGTGCTATTTCTGATAAATCCTTTATTTTAGATGTAATTAGACTTATTAAGGGAAGCAAAAACAATGAAGACTATAAGGTTTATGCTGTAGTAGCTCCTTCTATTTCCAGTCAGTTTACCTATGCAAAGCTGGGTCAAGTAATTAGTGGAATAAAGGTACTTGGATTCCATACTGTAGTTGAAGCTGCCCTTGGAGCAGATTTGGTAGCTTGGGATGAAACCGTAGAGCTGATTGAAAAGGGATTTTTGACAAGCTCATGTTGCCCTGCTTTTGTTGATTATATCAATAAGCAGTTTCCAACAATGATAGAGCATATTTCCCATAATCCATCTCCTATGGTAGCTATGGGCAAATATATAAAAGATAGAGAGCCAAATGCAAAGGTTGTTTTTATTGGACCTTGTACTGCGAAGAAAATGGAGTTTCAAAAACCAGAGATATTAAAGTATGTAGATAGTGTAATTACCTTTGAAGAATTACAGGCACTTTTTGATAGCAAAGATATAGATATTGCAACCCTTTCTGAGGATGTTTTAGATAATTCCTCATATTATGGTCGTATATTCGCCCGTAGTGGTGGTCTTTCAGATGCTGTTGCTCAAGGTCTGAAGGAACAAGGAATAGAGGATTTTGACCTAAAAGCAGTAGCTTGTGATGGCATTGAGGAGTGTAGAATGGCACTTTTAAAAGCATCCAAGGGTGTTCCAATAGGTAACTTCATTGAAGGTATGGCTTGTGCTGGAGGCTGCATAGGTGGTGCAGGGTGCTTGACCCATGGGGATAAAAATAAATCCGAAGTGGATAAATATGGGAGAGAAGCCTTAGAAAAAACAATTAAGGATGCAATTAGTCTGTTAAAATAG
- a CDS encoding DUF58 domain-containing protein, protein MIWFLVALLGITYVINMVALSYGFTNLNYRMEIRQKTAEIGDGIDIESIVENLSLLSVSFLRIDELFPTGFHKKQNTYTLFVMPYQRVKRTYKLIAEKRGLYSIKDVTLTLGDFVGLESHKKQIKLDHEVIVFPKKLELSENIVPEGALSGDISVKRWIIDDPLMTIGIREYTGNEPERYIHWPSSIKYGNLMVRSFDFTTDNSVMVVLNLETMKPCWKPVEEGLIENAISITRGVIEEFEDIKIPYGIANNEYNKNPDYVRGHFYHPGLGQSHLVNLLEVLGKINYKVPFFFENTLKDIGKSKGNYSTIVIITPRILETYIDPINELSRTVNGVVVISLEGEHLEQLNNKIIKYRSK, encoded by the coding sequence ATGATTTGGTTCTTAGTAGCTTTATTAGGTATTACCTATGTAATCAACATGGTGGCTTTGAGCTATGGTTTTACAAATCTAAATTACCGAATGGAAATAAGACAGAAAACAGCTGAAATTGGAGATGGAATAGATATTGAATCTATAGTAGAGAATTTAAGCTTATTATCAGTATCCTTTCTGAGAATAGACGAACTTTTTCCTACAGGATTTCATAAAAAGCAAAACACCTATACTCTATTTGTAATGCCCTATCAAAGGGTAAAAAGGACATATAAATTAATAGCAGAAAAGAGAGGTCTTTATTCCATTAAAGATGTAACTCTTACATTAGGGGACTTTGTAGGCCTTGAATCCCATAAGAAGCAAATAAAACTGGATCATGAAGTAATAGTATTTCCTAAGAAACTGGAGCTTTCAGAAAACATTGTTCCAGAGGGAGCCTTAAGTGGGGATATATCAGTAAAGAGATGGATAATAGATGACCCGCTTATGACCATTGGTATCAGAGAATATACTGGCAATGAGCCTGAGAGGTATATTCATTGGCCATCATCCATAAAATATGGAAACCTAATGGTAAGAAGTTTTGATTTTACTACGGATAATAGTGTGATGGTAGTATTAAATCTGGAAACAATGAAGCCTTGTTGGAAACCAGTAGAAGAAGGATTAATAGAAAATGCCATATCCATCACCAGGGGAGTAATAGAAGAATTTGAGGATATAAAAATACCCTACGGCATTGCAAACAATGAATATAATAAAAATCCTGATTATGTAAGAGGTCATTTTTATCATCCAGGATTAGGACAAAGTCATCTTGTTAATTTACTGGAGGTATTAGGGAAAATAAACTATAAGGTACCCTTCTTTTTTGAGAATACATTGAAAGACATAGGAAAAAGCAAAGGAAATTATAGCACAATAGTAATTATCACACCTAGGATATTGGAGACTTATATAGATCCTATTAATGAATTAAGTAGGACAGTAAATGGAGTTGTGGTCATATCCCTAGAAGGGGAGCATTTAGAGCAGTTAAATAATAAAATAATTAAGTATAGGAGTAAATAA
- a CDS encoding MoxR family ATPase: MDLQRFIDFKDKIVDNVSKVIIGKEEEIELIIVSFISGGHVLLEDIPGMGKTMMIKAFSKTLDLPFKRIQFTPDLLPSDITGINFYNQKTGDFQFREGPLFSNIVLTDEINRATPRTQSSLLEAMEEKQITADGVTRKLHMPFMVLATQNPVESFGTFPLPEAQLDRFFMRIKLGYPTLEEEKIIIQKNIGNPLDSIGSIMKAEELDYIFSNVSKVTIQEDVMDYLVNIVNETRNKDNIKLGVSPRGSIALFKACQSYAAIQGRDYILPEDLKTMAPYVLNHRIIARGVNNIEEAMELIKGIIETVEVPLEDIQV; this comes from the coding sequence TTGGATTTACAGAGATTTATTGATTTTAAGGATAAAATAGTAGACAATGTATCGAAAGTAATCATAGGTAAGGAAGAGGAGATTGAATTAATCATTGTATCCTTTATTTCAGGGGGACATGTATTATTAGAGGATATACCAGGTATGGGAAAGACCATGATGATAAAGGCTTTTTCAAAGACCTTAGATCTACCATTTAAGCGAATTCAATTTACACCAGACTTACTTCCATCGGACATAACTGGAATTAACTTTTACAATCAGAAAACTGGAGATTTCCAATTTAGAGAAGGTCCTTTATTTTCAAACATAGTGCTTACAGATGAAATAAATAGAGCAACACCTAGGACACAATCATCACTTCTTGAAGCCATGGAGGAGAAGCAAATCACAGCTGATGGTGTGACCAGAAAACTACATATGCCATTTATGGTACTAGCTACACAAAATCCAGTTGAGTCCTTTGGTACATTTCCACTTCCAGAGGCACAATTAGATAGGTTTTTTATGCGTATAAAATTAGGTTATCCTACACTTGAAGAAGAGAAGATTATAATTCAAAAAAATATAGGAAATCCTTTAGACAGTATTGGATCAATAATGAAAGCTGAAGAATTAGACTATATATTTTCCAATGTATCAAAGGTAACTATTCAAGAGGATGTAATGGATTATCTTGTAAATATCGTAAATGAAACTAGAAATAAGGATAATATAAAACTAGGAGTAAGTCCTAGGGGATCTATTGCTTTATTTAAAGCTTGTCAGTCCTATGCAGCTATTCAGGGAAGGGATTATATACTACCAGAGGATTTAAAGACCATGGCTCCATATGTGCTAAACCATAGGATAATAGCTCGTGGTGTAAATAATATAGAAGAAGCAATGGAATTGATTAAGGGAATAATAGAGACAGTAGAAGTTCCTTTAGAAGATATACAGGTATAA
- a CDS encoding V-type ATP synthase subunit B — MKKEYLVLDKVEGALIELSKVHAVGYGEIVQVENNLGEKKIGRVIKIDGDKVVVQVFGSTLGHSVDNTKVSFEGRPFEIPLSKDILGRTFNGIGMAMDNGGDIYSDNFYNVNGRPINPVSREYPRDYIQTGISSIDGLITLIRGQKLPIFSGSGLPHNELAAQIVRQAKIKVNGEERDNFSIVFAAIGVKHDEAFFFKEAFKKAGVQNKVVMYINYADDPIMERVITPRCALTAAEYLAFEENQHVLVIMTDITSYGEALREVSSLREEVPSRRGYPGYLYSDLAALYERAGMLKDREGSVTLIPILTMPNDDITHPIPDLTGYITEGQIVLSRELNQKNIYPPINVLPSLSRLMKDGIGEGYTREDHPDVANQLFSAYSRVQDIRALAQIVGEDDLSDKDKKYMEFGEAFEEHFVTQKYNENRDMQDTLSLSWKILSLLPQEELDRLNPTLVEKYMKQGD; from the coding sequence ATGAAAAAGGAATATTTAGTATTAGACAAAGTAGAAGGAGCTTTAATAGAGCTATCAAAAGTTCATGCAGTTGGATACGGTGAAATAGTGCAGGTAGAAAACAATTTAGGTGAAAAGAAAATAGGTAGAGTTATTAAAATAGATGGAGATAAGGTAGTTGTACAGGTATTTGGATCTACCTTGGGACATTCAGTAGATAATACAAAGGTAAGCTTTGAAGGAAGACCATTTGAGATTCCTCTATCTAAAGATATACTTGGGAGAACCTTCAATGGTATCGGAATGGCCATGGATAATGGTGGAGATATATATTCCGATAATTTTTATAATGTAAATGGTAGACCTATAAATCCAGTGTCTAGAGAATATCCAAGGGATTATATTCAAACGGGAATATCCTCCATTGATGGGCTTATAACTTTGATTAGAGGACAAAAGTTACCTATATTTTCAGGTTCAGGCTTACCTCATAATGAACTTGCAGCTCAAATAGTAAGACAGGCAAAGATTAAGGTAAATGGAGAAGAAAGGGATAATTTCTCCATAGTATTTGCAGCCATAGGTGTAAAACATGATGAGGCATTTTTCTTTAAGGAAGCCTTTAAAAAGGCAGGGGTACAAAATAAAGTAGTAATGTATATTAACTATGCAGATGATCCAATAATGGAAAGAGTAATTACACCAAGATGTGCTCTTACTGCAGCTGAGTACCTAGCCTTTGAAGAAAACCAACATGTCTTGGTTATAATGACAGATATAACATCCTATGGTGAGGCTCTAAGAGAGGTATCTTCCTTGAGAGAAGAAGTGCCTAGTAGAAGGGGATATCCAGGATATCTTTACTCTGATTTAGCAGCTTTGTATGAGAGAGCAGGTATGCTGAAGGATAGGGAAGGCTCTGTAACACTTATTCCTATTCTAACAATGCCTAATGATGATATAACTCATCCTATACCAGACTTGACTGGATATATAACTGAGGGACAAATAGTATTATCGAGGGAATTAAATCAAAAGAATATTTATCCTCCAATAAATGTACTTCCTTCATTATCAAGACTTATGAAGGATGGTATAGGTGAAGGATATACAAGGGAAGACCATCCTGATGTGGCTAACCAGTTATTCTCTGCATATTCTAGGGTTCAAGATATTAGAGCTTTAGCACAGATTGTAGGGGAAGATGATTTGTCAGATAAGGATAAGAAGTATATGGAATTTGGTGAAGCCTTTGAGGAACATTTTGTTACTCAAAAATACAATGAAAATAGGGATATGCAAGATACTTTAAGCTTGTCTTGGAAAATATTATCATTATTACCTCAAGAAGAATTAGACAGATTAAATCCAACCTTAGTAGAAAAGTATATGAAACAAGGTGATTAA
- a CDS encoding SpoIIE family protein phosphatase produces MISNLYADIGYHSLSKYKNSICGDHVEMIEQQDGSIVIVLADGLGSGVKASILSTLTSTIISRMIAENLPIEDCVRTIAAALPICSVRNLAYSTFTIIRIMPNNEVEIIQYDSPDIILIRNGKNMEIPFMTSVIEEKSINFARTTLQENDILIAVSDGAIHAGVGPGMSYDFGWKRENIISYMESFYDVGFTAKTLNTILLDECYRLYGGKLGDDTTACTIRIRQRESVNLIIGPPSNREDCDKMMSLFFSKEGKHIVCGGTTSSIAAKYLDKPLKVSMEYDDPDIPAIGEIEGVDLVTEGVITINKVLYYAKNYLEDNGSYVDWGYKRDGASKIARILFEDSTDINFFVGRAVNPAHQNPGLPINFSIKMQLVKELSDCLKKMGKHIKVSYF; encoded by the coding sequence ATGATTAGCAATCTTTATGCAGATATAGGTTATCATAGTCTTTCAAAATATAAGAATTCAATATGTGGTGATCATGTTGAAATGATAGAACAGCAGGATGGATCCATAGTTATAGTTCTTGCAGATGGTTTAGGAAGTGGAGTAAAGGCAAGTATACTTTCCACTCTAACATCTACGATTATTTCTCGTATGATAGCTGAGAACCTTCCCATTGAAGATTGTGTGAGGACCATTGCTGCAGCCCTACCAATCTGTTCAGTGAGAAATCTTGCTTATTCTACTTTTACAATTATTCGTATTATGCCTAATAATGAAGTAGAGATCATTCAATATGATAGTCCTGATATAATTTTGATTAGGAATGGTAAAAACATGGAGATTCCATTTATGACTTCAGTTATAGAGGAAAAGTCTATTAATTTTGCCAGAACAACTTTACAGGAAAATGATATTTTGATAGCTGTTAGTGATGGAGCCATACATGCAGGAGTAGGGCCAGGTATGTCCTATGATTTTGGATGGAAGCGAGAAAATATAATTTCTTATATGGAGTCTTTCTATGATGTGGGCTTCACAGCTAAGACTTTAAATACTATTCTCCTTGATGAATGCTATAGGCTATATGGAGGTAAGCTGGGAGATGATACTACCGCATGTACTATAAGGATTAGACAAAGGGAGTCAGTTAATCTAATAATTGGACCTCCTTCTAATAGGGAGGATTGTGATAAGATGATGTCTCTTTTCTTCTCAAAGGAAGGAAAGCATATTGTATGTGGTGGTACAACTTCATCAATTGCTGCAAAATATTTAGATAAGCCTCTGAAGGTAAGTATGGAATATGATGATCCTGATATACCTGCAATAGGAGAAATAGAAGGTGTAGATTTGGTGACAGAGGGAGTAATTACAATAAACAAGGTTTTATACTATGCAAAAAATTATTTAGAGGATAATGGGTCCTATGTTGACTGGGGTTATAAAAGAGATGGAGCTTCCAAGATTGCAAGAATTTTGTTTGAGGATTCTACAGATATAAATTTTTTTGTGGGACGAGCAGTGAACCCTGCCCATCAGAATCCAGGGCTTCCAATTAACTTTAGTATAAAAATGCAGCTGGTAAAGGAGCTTTCAGACTGCTTGAAAAAAATGGGCAAGCATATAAAAGTCAGCTATTTCTAA
- a CDS encoding redox-sensing transcriptional repressor Rex produces MNNEKTPYITVQALHRLPYYLQYLKDSQKNGIRTISATSIASAMKLNDVQVRKDISAVCTTKGKPNTGFVVDQLIEDIEDYLGYNNTMEAVLIGLGSRGKSILAAREFEKYGLNIVAAFDTEENLTETIVSDTQVFPLKKLGNLCHRMHIHIGIIAVPEDVAQGICNLLVSCGIRAIWNFTLAKLDVPDDVFIHDENPSASLAIFSQHLRESLKERK; encoded by the coding sequence ATGAACAATGAAAAGACCCCTTATATTACAGTTCAAGCCTTACATCGTTTACCATATTATCTTCAATACCTGAAGGATAGTCAAAAGAATGGTATAAGAACAATATCTGCTACAAGTATTGCATCTGCTATGAAATTAAATGATGTACAAGTAAGGAAGGATATCTCAGCTGTTTGTACAACTAAGGGAAAGCCCAATACTGGATTTGTAGTAGATCAGTTGATTGAAGATATTGAAGATTATCTAGGCTATAATAATACAATGGAAGCAGTTCTTATAGGGCTAGGATCAAGGGGAAAATCCATATTAGCAGCTAGAGAATTTGAAAAATATGGATTGAATATTGTAGCTGCCTTTGATACAGAAGAGAACTTAACTGAAACAATAGTATCTGATACACAAGTATTTCCTCTAAAAAAATTAGGGAATCTTTGTCACCGTATGCATATACATATTGGAATTATTGCAGTACCTGAAGATGTAGCACAAGGAATATGTAATTTACTAGTAAGTTGTGGGATTCGTGCTATTTGGAATTTTACTTTAGCAAAATTGGATGTGCCAGATGATGTTTTTATTCATGACGAAAATCCATCGGCATCTTTGGCAATTTTTTCACAACATTTAAGGGAAAGTCTAAAGGAAAGGAAGTAG
- a CDS encoding tryptophanase codes for MAIKYIPEPFRIKMVETIKVLNREEREERIKEAHYNLFNLKSDDVYIDLLTDSGTNAMSSEQWSGIMRGDESYAGAKSYYNLLDAGKDIFNYEHIQPVHQGRAAEKVVFPLLLCKGKYAISNMFFDTTRAHVELAGARAIDCVVAEAKDPSIRVPFKGNMDVEKLEKIINEVGKENVGLVVMTITNNSAGGQPVSVQNMRDVAAICKKYNIPLDIDAARFSENAFFIKQREEEFKNASIKDIIREIFSYADMFTMSAKKDAIVNMGGLIGIKNDTELFQKVKANCISFEGFSTYGGLAGRDLEALAIGLYEGLDEDFLRYRIGQLEYIASKLDDAGIAYQSPVGGHGLFVDARAMFPHIPYNEFPAQALAVELYREAGIRTCDIGSYMLGNDPDTGIQLESEFEFTRLAIPRRVYTQAHFDVMADALIAIKERASTVKGYRITWEPPVLRHFQAHLEPIK; via the coding sequence ATGGCTATTAAGTACATACCAGAACCATTTAGAATCAAGATGGTAGAAACTATCAAGGTTCTAAATCGTGAAGAAAGGGAAGAGAGAATCAAAGAGGCTCATTATAATTTATTCAATCTAAAATCAGATGATGTATATATCGACTTATTGACTGATAGTGGGACAAATGCCATGAGTTCAGAGCAATGGTCAGGAATCATGCGTGGAGATGAATCCTATGCTGGAGCTAAAAGTTATTATAATCTTTTAGATGCAGGTAAGGATATCTTTAATTATGAACATATTCAACCAGTGCATCAAGGAAGGGCAGCAGAGAAGGTAGTATTTCCTCTTTTACTATGCAAAGGTAAATATGCTATTTCTAATATGTTCTTTGATACCACAAGAGCTCATGTAGAACTAGCTGGTGCTAGAGCAATCGACTGTGTTGTAGCAGAGGCAAAGGATCCAAGTATTAGAGTTCCTTTCAAAGGGAATATGGATGTTGAAAAATTAGAAAAAATTATAAACGAAGTTGGTAAAGAAAATGTTGGTCTAGTGGTTATGACTATTACAAACAACTCTGCTGGTGGGCAACCAGTATCAGTTCAAAACATGAGAGATGTAGCGGCTATTTGTAAAAAATATAATATACCACTAGATATTGATGCTGCTAGATTTTCAGAAAATGCTTTCTTCATTAAACAAAGAGAAGAAGAATTTAAGAATGCAAGTATAAAGGATATTATTAGAGAAATATTCAGTTATGCAGATATGTTTACTATGAGTGCTAAAAAAGATGCTATTGTAAATATGGGTGGATTAATTGGAATTAAAAATGATACAGAATTATTCCAAAAAGTTAAAGCAAATTGTATTTCCTTTGAAGGCTTTTCCACATATGGAGGACTTGCAGGTAGAGATTTGGAAGCTTTAGCAATAGGATTATATGAAGGACTTGATGAGGACTTCTTAAGATATAGAATTGGTCAACTTGAATATATAGCTTCAAAACTTGATGATGCTGGTATAGCTTATCAATCACCAGTAGGAGGACATGGATTATTCGTTGACGCAAGAGCAATGTTCCCTCATATTCCATATAATGAATTCCCTGCACAAGCACTTGCAGTAGAATTATATAGAGAAGCAGGAATTAGAACTTGTGATATAGGTTCTTATATGCTAGGCAATGATCCAGATACAGGCATTCAATTAGAATCAGAATTTGAATTCACTAGACTTGCAATTCCAAGAAGAGTATATACTCAAGCTCATTTTGATGTAATGGCAGATGCACTTATTGCAATTAAAGAAAGAGCTAGCACTGTGAAGGGCTATAGAATCACTTGGGAGCCACCAGTACTAAGACATTTCCAAGCACATCTAGAGCCAATTAAATAA